The Triticum aestivum cultivar Chinese Spring chromosome 7B, IWGSC CS RefSeq v2.1, whole genome shotgun sequence genome window below encodes:
- the LOC123159854 gene encoding tryptophan--tRNA ligase, cytoplasmic has translation MTVVAPKVEKEEEQVVNPWEVSAGKGGIDYDKLVDQFGCQRLDAATIDRVARLTGRPPHRFLRRGLFFAHRDFNEILDLYEKGEKFYLYTGRGPSSEALHLGHLVPFMFTKYLQDAFKVPLVIQLTDDEKFLWKNLTVNESKRLARENAKDIIACGFDVEKTFIFSDFNFVGGAFYENMVKVARCVTYNKVVGIFGFSQEDHIGKISFPPVQAVPSFPSSFPHLFSGMEQLRCLIPCAIDQDPYFRMTRDVAPRIGCQKPSLTESRFSPALQGESTKMSASDPNSAIYVTDSEEKIKMKVNKYAFSGGQDSAELQRELGANLEVDVPIKYLNFFLEDDHDLEQIKKGYGDGSLLTGKVKNLLGDVLYEVVKRHTRARAQVTEEMVDAFMAARPLPNMFG, from the exons ATGACGGTGGTGGCGCCGAAGGtcgagaaggaggaggagcaggTGGTGAACCCGTGGGAGGTGTCGGCCGGTAAGGGCGGCATCGACTACGACAAGCTTGTCGACCAGTTCGGCTGCCAGCGCCTGGACGCAGCGACCATCGACCGCGTCGCACGCCTCACTGGCCGCCCCCCGCATCGCTTCCTCCGCCGCGGTCTCTTCTTCGCCCACCG GGATTTCAACGAGATCCTTGACCTGTACGAGAAAGGCGAGAAGTTCTACCTATACACGGGGAGGGGCCCCTCGTCGGAGGCCCTGCACCTTGGCCACCTCGTCCCCTTCATGTTCACCAA ATATTTGCAGGATGCTTTTAAGGTGCCACTGGTAATACAGCTCACTGATGATGAGAAGTTCCTGTGGAAGAATTTGACTGTTAACGAAAGCAAAAGGCTTGCACGTGAAAATGCAAAAGACATCATAGCATGTGGCTTTGATGTTGAAAAGACTTTCATTTTCTCTGATTTTAATTTTGTTGGAGG TGCCTTTTATGAAAACATGGTTAAAGTTGCCAGATGTGTGACATATAATAAG GTTGTAGGAATATTTGGATTCAGTCAAGAGGATCACATAGGAAAGATTAGCTTTCCTCCTGTGCAAGCAGTTCCGTCATTCCCTTCTTCATTTCCCCATCTCTTCTCTGGCATGGAACAACTACGTTGCCTGATCCCATGTGCAATAGACCAG GATCCTTATTTCAGGATGACCCGTGACGTTGCCCCTAGAATTGGTTGTCAAAAGCCATCACTAACTGAATCCAGATTTTCCCCTGCTCTTCAG GGGGAGAGCACGAAAATGTCAGCTAGTGATCCAAATTCTGCGATATATGTGACAGATAGTGAAGAAAAAATAAAGATGAAG GTGAACAAATATGCTTTCTCAGGTGGCCAAGACTCAGCGGAACTCCAAAGAGAGCTTGGAGCTAACCTTGAG GTGGATGTCCCGATTAAGTACCTGAACTTTTTCCTTGAAGACGACCATGATCTCGAGCAGATAAAGAAG GGTTACGGGGATGGAAGCCTGCTAACTGGTAAAGTGAAGAATCTTCTTGGTGACGTTCTATATGAGGTGGTTAAAAGACATACGAGAGCTAGAGCTCAAGTGACCGAGGAG ATGGTTGACGCCTTCATGGCTGCGAGACCTCTTCCCAATATGTTTGGCTGA